In Labilibaculum sp. DW002, one DNA window encodes the following:
- the cysD gene encoding sulfate adenylyltransferase subunit CysD, producing MKKYKLSNLQELESEAIYVIREVASQFENPALLFSGGKDSIVIAHLTRKAFWPAKIPFTLAHIDTGHNFEETISFRDNYIKDIGARLVVGSVQESINLGHAVEEKGFNASRNALQTVTLLDTIDKYKFDACIGGARRDEEKARAKERFFSHRDEFGQWDPKNQRPELWNIFNGKKNIGETFRVFPISNWTEADIWQYIQQEQINLPSLYFAHEREIFERNGILLAKSEYNLTRDTEPITTKKIRFRTIGDITCTGAFLSDAESIDDIIKEVEVSRVTERKTRSDDKRSEGAMEDRKKLGYF from the coding sequence ATGAAAAAATATAAGCTATCCAATTTACAGGAATTAGAATCCGAAGCCATATATGTCATCCGGGAGGTGGCCTCTCAATTCGAAAACCCAGCCCTTCTTTTCTCAGGAGGAAAAGATTCTATTGTCATAGCACATCTTACACGAAAGGCTTTTTGGCCAGCGAAGATCCCTTTTACATTGGCACATATTGATACAGGCCACAACTTTGAAGAGACCATTAGCTTTAGAGATAATTATATTAAAGATATTGGAGCCCGACTAGTTGTAGGTTCAGTTCAGGAGTCAATAAATTTAGGACATGCTGTTGAGGAGAAGGGATTTAATGCCAGCCGGAATGCGCTTCAAACGGTTACTTTGCTTGACACGATCGACAAATATAAATTTGATGCCTGTATCGGTGGTGCTCGTCGTGACGAAGAGAAAGCAAGGGCAAAAGAACGTTTCTTCTCACATAGAGATGAATTTGGCCAATGGGATCCAAAAAATCAGCGTCCAGAGTTATGGAATATTTTTAATGGCAAAAAAAACATAGGCGAAACGTTTAGAGTATTCCCTATAAGCAACTGGACAGAAGCCGACATATGGCAATATATCCAACAGGAGCAAATTAATTTGCCATCGCTGTACTTTGCCCATGAGCGGGAGATTTTCGAAAGAAACGGCATATTACTGGCAAAAAGCGAATATAACTTAACCAGAGATACCGAACCAATTACAACAAAGAAAATACGTTTCAGAACCATAGGAGATATCACCTGTACCGGAGCTTTTCTATCTGATGCCGAAAGCATTGATGATATAATCAAGGAGGTTGAAGTTTCGAGAGTGACCGAACGAAAAACACGTAGCGATGATAAACGATCAGAAGGAGCCATGGAAGACAGAAAAAAACTGGGTTACTTTTAA
- a CDS encoding phosphoadenylyl-sulfate reductase, with amino-acid sequence MKANIKELNAKYSPLTPDERIHELYKDFSPNEIMITSSFGTSSILLLHIINSINPQQKVHFLDTSFHFPETLKYKETLKQLYKLDVVDIKPDEYQISFTKKEKVWKSDPDLCCAVNKVGPLASVKSGYKIWISGLMQNQNNVREDFGIFQEADGIIKFHPLIDLTEEEKNKIIKENNLPEHPLFASGYESVGCTHCTIKGKGRSGRWSGKLKTECGLHSKPSKPKE; translated from the coding sequence ATGAAAGCTAATATTAAAGAATTAAATGCAAAATATTCCCCACTGACGCCTGATGAAAGGATTCATGAGTTATATAAAGATTTTAGTCCCAATGAAATAATGATTACATCATCGTTTGGAACGTCTTCAATTCTGCTCTTGCATATTATTAATAGTATTAACCCACAACAAAAAGTTCATTTTCTGGATACTTCGTTTCACTTTCCTGAAACATTGAAGTACAAAGAGACATTAAAACAGCTATATAAGCTTGATGTTGTTGATATAAAACCTGATGAATATCAGATTAGTTTTACCAAAAAGGAGAAAGTATGGAAAAGTGATCCCGACCTGTGTTGTGCTGTAAATAAAGTTGGTCCACTTGCCTCTGTAAAATCGGGATATAAAATCTGGATTTCAGGACTTATGCAGAATCAAAATAATGTAAGAGAAGACTTTGGAATTTTTCAGGAGGCTGACGGAATAATAAAATTTCATCCTTTAATAGACCTGACAGAGGAAGAAAAGAATAAGATAATTAAAGAAAACAATCTTCCTGAACATCCCCTTTTTGCCAGTGGTTATGAATCTGTTGGCTGTACACACTGTACAATAAAAGGGAAAGGACGTTCAGGCAGATGGTCAGGAAAATTAAAAACAGAATGCGGTTTACATTCTAAACCATCAAAACCAAAAGAGTAA
- a CDS encoding DUF2061 domain-containing protein: protein MKESKQRSIIKGLSYRFMATFATMSVTYAFTSDISSAFHIGLADFVVKLILYFTNERIWARVRWGY from the coding sequence ATGAAAGAATCTAAACAAAGAAGTATAATAAAGGGGCTTTCGTATCGCTTTATGGCAACATTCGCAACCATGAGTGTTACCTACGCGTTCACTTCAGATATCAGTTCAGCCTTTCATATTGGTCTTGCCGATTTTGTTGTGAAGCTTATTCTTTATTTCACAAATGAAAGAATATGGGCACGCGTTCGCTGGGGGTATTAA
- the cysN gene encoding sulfate adenylyltransferase subunit CysN, with amino-acid sequence MELLRFTTAGSVDDGKSTLIGRLLYDTKSIFEDQYEEIENSSKRRGEENVNLALLTDGLRAEREQGITIDVAYRYFATPKRKFIIADTPGHIQYTRNMVTGASTANLAIILVDARKGVSEQTKRHSFIASLLQIPHVVFAINKMDLIDYDEEKFEQIKEDITNFASKLEVKDIHFIPISALNGDNVVNQSEKMPWYKGSTLLYLLENLHLSSDHNHTDARFPVQNVIRPQSEKYHDYRSFAGRIAGGVFRKGEEVIVYPSGFTSRIKAIDTFNGEIDEAYAPMSVSFQLEDEIDISRGDLIAKPNNSPTASQDIDLMVSWLGDTPLNPSAKYLVKHTTSDVRAIVKEIKYKIDISTLDKNFEDKSIGTNDIARIRIRTTKPLFFDKYSRNRISGSLIIIDEATNVTVGAGMII; translated from the coding sequence ATGGAATTATTAAGATTCACAACAGCTGGAAGCGTTGATGACGGAAAAAGCACACTTATAGGACGTTTGCTCTACGACACGAAATCAATTTTTGAGGACCAATACGAGGAGATAGAGAATTCATCTAAACGGCGGGGAGAAGAAAATGTCAATTTAGCACTTTTGACTGATGGTTTAAGGGCTGAAAGAGAACAGGGCATCACAATTGATGTTGCATACCGATATTTTGCAACGCCAAAACGCAAGTTTATTATTGCAGACACACCCGGACATATTCAATACACCAGAAACATGGTTACCGGAGCTTCAACAGCTAACCTTGCCATTATTCTGGTAGATGCACGAAAGGGTGTTTCCGAACAAACCAAAAGACACTCCTTTATCGCCTCTTTATTGCAGATACCTCATGTCGTATTTGCGATTAATAAAATGGATCTAATAGATTATGATGAAGAAAAATTTGAACAGATAAAGGAGGACATCACCAATTTCGCATCAAAACTTGAGGTTAAGGATATTCACTTTATTCCAATAAGTGCTTTAAATGGCGATAACGTCGTAAATCAGTCAGAAAAAATGCCTTGGTACAAAGGTTCAACCCTGCTATACCTTTTGGAGAATTTACACTTAAGTAGCGACCATAACCACACCGATGCCAGATTCCCTGTTCAAAATGTAATACGCCCTCAAAGTGAAAAGTATCATGACTATAGAAGCTTCGCGGGGCGAATAGCAGGCGGGGTATTCAGAAAAGGAGAAGAAGTGATTGTCTATCCTTCAGGATTTACTTCCAGGATTAAAGCGATTGATACCTTTAATGGCGAAATAGATGAGGCTTATGCCCCGATGTCCGTATCATTTCAACTCGAAGATGAAATTGATATCAGCAGAGGTGACCTTATTGCTAAACCGAATAATAGCCCTACAGCAAGTCAGGATATCGATTTAATGGTGTCGTGGTTAGGTGACACACCCCTGAATCCTTCGGCAAAATATTTAGTAAAACATACAACTAGTGATGTCAGGGCAATAGTCAAGGAAATAAAATATAAAATAGATATCAGCACGCTGGATAAAAATTTTGAAGATAAATCGATTGGCACAAACGATATTGCAAGAATCAGGATAAGAACAACTAAACCCCTGTTTTTCGATAAATACAGCCGAAATAGAATATCAGGGAGTCTTATAATAATTGATGAAGCGACTAATGTCACCGTTGGAGCTGGTATGATAATCTAA
- a CDS encoding RNA polymerase sigma factor: MTEKEFKQFYDKIFDGLRSYLYYRSGNLELATDLAQDTLLELWEKQTKNEGEKTVGFAYKIANDLFISRYRKSLVEAKYINSLEFEFMDISPEKVLEFKELKEKYEQTLAEMDERQRVVFLMSRLEGLKYREIAERLDISIKTVEKRMTGALFTFREVLKVLYYFLIFSSSFESLKLVGNYIKMHVG; the protein is encoded by the coding sequence TTGACAGAGAAAGAATTTAAGCAGTTTTATGATAAAATTTTTGACGGGCTTCGTAGTTATTTATACTACAGGTCGGGTAATTTGGAATTGGCCACAGATTTGGCTCAGGACACATTGCTTGAACTCTGGGAGAAACAGACGAAAAACGAAGGTGAAAAAACGGTTGGATTTGCCTATAAAATTGCCAATGACCTTTTTATAAGCCGATATAGAAAGAGTCTCGTCGAGGCTAAATACATCAACTCATTGGAATTTGAATTCATGGACATATCTCCTGAAAAGGTCTTAGAATTTAAAGAACTGAAAGAGAAATACGAGCAAACATTAGCCGAAATGGACGAAAGGCAACGGGTGGTTTTTCTTATGAGCCGTTTAGAAGGTCTCAAATATCGAGAAATTGCTGAACGATTGGATATCAGTATAAAGACCGTTGAGAAAAGGATGACTGGGGCACTTTTCACATTTAGAGAGGTTCTAAAAGTACTTTATTATTTTCTGATTTTTTCAAGTTCTTTTGAAAGTCTAAAACTCGTTGGTAATTACATTAAAATGCACGTAGGATGA
- a CDS encoding precorrin-2 dehydrogenase/sirohydrochlorin ferrochelatase family protein, with protein sequence MKMTDKININPLLPIFINPLKVKYLIIGGGKAGTEKLFFLLKNSPDANITIVSLEVSLKIYELSNKHSNVKIQNKKFDRSDLIDKDIVIIATNHSDLNREIRLEAKQMRLLVNVVDKPLLSDFYFGSVVTKGNLKVGISTNGKSPTFSKRFREILESILPDEVESVLDNLNKLRNSLKSDFTVKVRELNKITSNLIIDNERI encoded by the coding sequence ATGAAAATGACGGATAAAATAAATATAAATCCCCTGTTGCCCATATTTATAAACCCGCTAAAGGTTAAATATTTAATTATTGGTGGGGGAAAAGCAGGAACAGAAAAATTATTTTTTTTATTAAAAAACAGTCCTGACGCAAATATTACGATTGTCTCTCTTGAGGTTTCACTTAAGATTTATGAACTGTCAAATAAACATTCAAATGTTAAAATTCAAAATAAGAAATTTGATCGTTCAGACCTCATTGATAAAGATATTGTGATAATTGCGACAAACCATTCAGACTTAAACCGCGAAATCAGACTTGAAGCTAAACAAATGCGACTATTGGTAAATGTTGTCGACAAGCCGTTGTTATCCGATTTTTATTTCGGATCTGTTGTTACCAAAGGAAATCTAAAGGTAGGTATCTCCACAAATGGGAAATCGCCAACATTCTCAAAAAGATTCAGAGAAATTCTTGAAAGCATTTTACCCGATGAAGTGGAGAGTGTTCTTGATAATCTCAATAAGCTTAGAAACAGTCTAAAATCGGATTTCACTGTAAAAGTGAGAGAATTAAATAAAATAACTTCAAATCTTATCATAGACAATGAAAGAATCTAA
- the cysC gene encoding adenylyl-sulfate kinase, protein MKKATNIFPIFEKTVPRTYKESVLNQRAKAIWFTGLSGSGKSTIAIELEKELFKLGYFANILDGDNIRSGINQNLGFSENDRLENIIRISEISKLFVESGIITINCFVSPTEDVRDLAKNIIGDDFIEVFIDTPLHICEQRDIKGLYKRARNGDVKNFPGINSPFISPKNPDIVIKTEDRSVKELAEEILEHIIDKIIEKRC, encoded by the coding sequence GTGAAAAAAGCAACAAATATATTCCCCATATTCGAAAAAACGGTCCCTCGTACTTACAAGGAATCTGTTCTGAATCAGAGGGCAAAAGCAATCTGGTTTACCGGACTATCGGGGTCAGGAAAATCGACAATTGCCATTGAACTGGAAAAAGAACTTTTCAAACTTGGCTATTTTGCCAACATTCTTGATGGTGACAATATAAGAAGCGGTATTAACCAAAATCTCGGTTTCTCCGAGAACGACAGACTTGAAAACATTATACGTATCTCTGAAATTTCAAAATTATTTGTTGAATCAGGTATTATTACAATAAACTGTTTTGTCAGTCCAACTGAGGATGTTCGGGATCTTGCCAAAAATATCATAGGCGATGATTTTATAGAAGTATTTATCGACACGCCACTACATATTTGCGAACAGCGCGATATAAAAGGATTATACAAAAGGGCCCGAAATGGAGATGTTAAAAACTTTCCAGGCATCAACTCTCCTTTTATCAGCCCGAAGAATCCTGACATCGTGATAAAAACTGAAGACAGGAGTGTCAAAGAATTGGCAGAAGAAATACTTGAACATATCATAGATAAAATAATCGAAAAAAGATGTTGA
- the cobA gene encoding uroporphyrinogen-III C-methyltransferase, translating into MEAKTNKYDKPVLTLVGAGPGDPELISIKGANALKRAKVVLYDALVNPEILEYAPKNSLKVYVGKRANNHSHTQDEINKLIVDYSYKYGNVVRLKGGDPFIFGRGKEEAEYAELHGIKVAVIPGLSSATTLPALKGISLTSRGISESFWVLSGTTQNNQLASDIKLAAKSSATIVILMGRNKLSEIVEIFKNNNKSGVPVAVIQNGSLANEKTAISTIENIEKLVEQKNVGTPSIIIIGEVVRQHTEYVCEYLHSNLLQNQIKENETSHV; encoded by the coding sequence ATGGAAGCCAAAACAAATAAATATGACAAACCGGTTCTGACATTAGTAGGTGCAGGACCGGGAGATCCTGAACTAATAAGTATAAAAGGAGCAAATGCACTTAAAAGAGCTAAAGTAGTCCTTTACGACGCTTTGGTTAATCCTGAAATTCTGGAATATGCACCGAAAAACAGCCTGAAAGTATATGTAGGTAAGCGAGCCAATAATCATAGTCACACTCAGGATGAGATAAACAAATTAATTGTTGACTACTCATATAAATATGGCAATGTAGTCCGATTAAAAGGAGGAGATCCTTTTATTTTTGGTCGTGGCAAAGAAGAGGCTGAATATGCTGAGTTGCATGGAATAAAGGTCGCCGTAATCCCAGGCCTTTCATCAGCAACAACACTACCTGCACTTAAGGGCATTTCTTTAACCAGCAGGGGAATCAGCGAAAGCTTCTGGGTTTTAAGCGGGACAACACAAAATAATCAACTGGCTAGTGATATTAAACTGGCAGCAAAATCATCTGCAACTATAGTTATACTAATGGGAAGAAATAAACTTTCCGAGATCGTTGAAATTTTTAAGAATAATAACAAATCAGGAGTTCCGGTTGCTGTAATACAAAACGGTTCGTTAGCAAATGAGAAAACGGCCATTTCTACAATAGAAAATATTGAAAAGCTTGTAGAACAAAAGAATGTGGGAACGCCAAGTATTATAATTATTGGAGAGGTTGTAAGGCAACATACCGAATACGTGTGTGAATATCTGCATAGCAATTTACTTCAGAACCAAATTAAAGAAAATGAAACGAGCCATGTCTAG
- a CDS encoding FecR family protein: MRMSNANYKNLDNDSSELFSMLRVPWPKAKSEIWEDTLVKMKPRSVISFKPRSLFWQVSVAAAVVITFGLGLFMKTYTTSVQTLSAQHLSTQLPDGSSIDLNAGSEISYHPYWWMVNRKVNLKGEAFFEVEKGKKFRVESSVGITEVLGTSFNIFARNERYEVTCFTGAVRVQSVSTSNSVILHPKEKAILRTGQLEVDEVTNIEDTRAWLSNKIVFTSVLLKEVFQEIERQYSVKISVPKGLNQVYTGSFDKNESLDNILKIICRPFELIVQKSSATEYRIDKK; encoded by the coding sequence ATGAGAATGAGCAATGCAAACTATAAAAATTTAGATAACGATTCCAGTGAATTGTTTTCGATGCTTCGGGTACCTTGGCCTAAAGCCAAAAGTGAAATATGGGAAGACACGCTTGTTAAAATGAAGCCCCGTTCAGTCATTTCATTTAAACCCCGTTCTCTGTTTTGGCAAGTATCTGTTGCTGCTGCTGTTGTAATCACATTCGGACTTGGTTTATTTATGAAAACCTATACAACAAGCGTTCAAACATTATCAGCACAACACTTAAGCACTCAATTACCCGATGGTTCAAGCATTGATTTAAATGCAGGTAGCGAAATTTCATATCATCCCTATTGGTGGATGGTAAACCGAAAAGTAAATTTGAAAGGAGAAGCATTTTTTGAAGTAGAAAAAGGAAAAAAATTTAGGGTAGAATCTTCTGTTGGAATTACTGAAGTCCTTGGAACAAGCTTTAATATTTTTGCTCGCAATGAACGTTATGAAGTCACCTGTTTTACCGGAGCAGTAAGAGTACAGTCTGTTTCAACTTCAAACAGCGTTATTTTGCATCCAAAAGAAAAAGCTATACTTCGAACAGGTCAACTTGAAGTTGATGAAGTGACTAATATTGAAGATACAAGGGCATGGTTGTCAAATAAAATTGTTTTTACTTCGGTTTTGTTAAAAGAGGTATTCCAGGAAATTGAACGTCAATATTCAGTGAAAATCAGTGTGCCCAAAGGTCTTAATCAAGTATATACGGGTAGCTTCGACAAAAATGAATCTTTAGACAATATTCTTAAAATAATTTGTCGCC